From Macrobrachium nipponense isolate FS-2020 chromosome 6, ASM1510439v2, whole genome shotgun sequence, a single genomic window includes:
- the LOC135216915 gene encoding uncharacterized protein LOC135216915, whose protein sequence is MKIFLLLTLSLCAVQCSDVLIKVIQEAHIGNCKLGCNQCPQDGNTGNNTLALAQAKLTKLKVEQKELEEDVSEAETAESSVNSAGNATEDLTNAVQGTGRRRRRKRASDTVSLTSCEDPSAKLEGEVGTVILKVMAGIKKSLEAISENNLNITTLNCYIVLAVDLTNRLKTGTLNKPSDVSAIVTFSVTVQISVTTTRTTVVVIVTKRKEALVEKKQEVAAAKKEVVDAGGTVEGG, encoded by the exons ATGAAGATTTTCCTGTTATTAACACTATCT CTGTGTGCGGTGCAGTGTTCAGATGTCCTGATAAAg GTTATCCAAGAGGCTCACATTG GTAACTGTAAGTTAGGCTGCAATCAGTGCCCTCAGGATGGCAACACTGGCAACAACACTCTCGCACTGGCTCAGGCCAAGCTGACGAAGCTGAAGGTGGAGCAGAAGGAACTCGAGGAAGACGTCTCCGAAGCAGAAACAGCGGAAAGTTCAGTCAACAGCGCCGGGAACGCCACCGAAGACCTCACCAATGCTGTTCAAGGGACCGGCAGGCGGCGCCGCCGGAAGAGGGCCTCGGATACTGTC TCTCTGACGTCGTGCGAGGATCCTTCCGCTAAGCTCGAAGGAGAAGTGGGCACAGTCATCCTGAAGGTCATGGCCGGCATCAAGAAGAGTTTGGAAGCAATTTCGGAAAATAACCTCAAt ATAACCACTCTGAACTGCTACATTGTCTTGGCTGTTGATCTCACCAACCGCCTCAAAACTGGGACCTTGAATAAGCCAAGTGACGTATCTGCTATAGTAACTTTCTCTGTTACTGTGCAGATTTCAGTGACGACAACCAGAACAACAGTGGTCGTAATCGTAACAAAG AGAAAAGAGGCTCTCGTGGAGAAAAAGCAAGAAGTCGCAGCAGCGAAGAAAGAGGTCGTTGATGCTGGTGGCACCGTTGAGGGTGGGTGA